GTCTATACTAAAGCCCAGTCATATGAACTAATTTCTATACCGATCGTAAATCAAGGCTTTGAAACGTAAAACTTTTCAGTGCTTACCTGCTCAGACGCAGTTTGAGAATATGGATCCTGAACATGGCATCAGAGCAGTAGGCAAGGTATTCATCTTCATCCTCCTTGGTCATAGTGAGCTGGTTCTTCTGGTACCACTGCTGTTTCTGCTGAAGCTCCTGGGTCtcctaaacatacagtatgcattACAATACATGAATAGAGAAACATGACAAAATATAGAGATATCCATCAAGATTAAACCATTATTTTTCTACCAGGAGTATTCCCAAACCTTGAACCTTTGCTTGTTTAGTTTATTTTAACATTACTGTACAGATATTCACAAAACTGTTTGTTCTTTTGATTCTACTTATCCTGTGCTTTGACATACCCTCTCAAAACGAGCCTGTATGAGGTTGGCCTTATCAATGAGCCGCTGCTTCAGGTCAGCCAGGCAGTCATTCCTCAGCTGTAGAGCAGCCTGTCTGGTCAGGTTCTCTGGGTCACCCAGCTGGGCCAGAAGAGGTGCTAAGAAGTCCAGCTCCTTCTCCTCCTGTCGGAGACGCTCCTCTTTGGCCGTCCGCTCCTGAACATAAGGTAGAGAGGAATTAGGTTAAGGAGGTTCCTGAGGGTCAGTCAGTCTTCTATGATAAGAGAGTGTGATGCTCACCAATGCCTCTCGGTGGCAGCGTGCTCTCTCATTTCTCGCTGTGTTGTAGATGGAGATGTGGAGCTCAATACTGCTCTCTTCTTGTTCCCTAACACCCAGTATCGCCCTCACCTAAGCAACAATACAAATGCATATTAGCAATACCAACTACATACCTTGTATTACTTTTCGAATTCTCTCATTTTAAGACGTACTGGAAAAGGTATATCAATTCATGCCAGAATACCCACACAATGCATGCATACCTCTTTTTCAGACTCCTTGACTCTGAGAGCAACGCGCTCCTCCTCCTTCATCATATGGACTAGCATTTCATACAGAAAGAGATTCTTACTGGGCTTCTCAAATGGATCTACCTGAAAGCACATACATAAAAACAATTGGAAAAACACCCTAGTTCACTCAAACCAATTAACAGAAGAATATGTTACCTCAAATTGATGGTGGCGCCAGTTGTAAATGAATCTGAATTGGTTGTTGTTTAGGTACTGTTTATTGTCCCTGGTGATGTCTGACCTGGAAAGTGGAGGCCATTTGAGGGGTGAAGGAGTGTGGGTTCTGGGAATCGCCTGAATCTCTGGGCTTTATGAAGTTTCTCCAAGCAGGAATAATCCGGTCGTCCTCCCGGTGGTATGTCACTTGGATCCTGTCCTCAGACACTAGAAAGATACGCTCTGCTACGTCCTCCCCGGCTGGCTTGGACCGGTCTCGATTGAATTGTTCCACCACCTTCTTCTCATAGACCATCGGAGATATCGtcaaagatgttcaaatgtttaacCATATATTTTCCAGTGATGCAGACATGTGTATGACACATTATGGTGGTGTTAAATTTACCCAAATGGAGTTATGTTTGAATGGTAGTGCAACCAATTATTATCATGTAATGTAAGCAGTATTACCTGTAAAGGGCGTTGCCCCTGGTCAGGTGCCTCAGTATTACTGGGGCCGAACACTTTGATACGTTTGCCAAAAACGACATGACGATGGTACATAAAGTCTGGTCGATCCTCAAAGGTCTCTGTCATCTCAAAGGGCATCTCGACCCGTCTGGCCAGCCCGTCTGCTCGGGCATGGCTGTAGAAGTCCATCTGACGCTCCGTCTCCGGAGTCATAGTAATATACCTGTGGGCTTGACAGCAAAACACACATTTGTCATGTATGCACTCTTGTCACTTTTGTCTTTATGTTTAGATACATTATCTGATGTAAATGTTGTAACACGGTTAAGGCAGCTGTCATAAGCTGACACTAGCTGTTATGTCACGATTATGGCAGAGTCATGTAGCCCTTATGGGAGTGGGTTCAAGTTACAGTTACTGTTTTTCCACTTTGTCCAATTTTCTAACAGTTACATTTTAAAGCATAGCTCCGTCCAGGTCTGAAATGCTCATTAGTGACATTGCTAGTCTTCTTCAGTTCCCGTTCCTCTAGGTGGTCATGCCTGTGTTGGTACCACTCCTTCACAGTGCTGGGCTGGGTACCTACAGAAACACACCAGAGGGGGACAGGAGGGAACAGGAGTCAGTGTCTGAGGTAGGAGATAGATTAATCAGAGACAGACTCAAGTCAGAGTTCAGataccagagagaggagagacattatTGCTGATCATTTATCAGTGTGCTGGCTTTATCAGTCCACATTTAGGACTTTTACTGTAACACATATTAGGCAATCACAGCACCATGACTCAATATGTCAATAATATGCAACTCACAGTCGAGGTCTGAGTATGAGGTCAAGCGTGTCACAAGACCATCCGGGAGGAGGTAGGGTGCAAACTTTTCCAGCTTGGCCTTCCGATACTGGATAACTTTCATGCCCCCAGGGCAGCGTGTCTCCATGTCTGGACAAAGTCACAAAGGTCACTCAGGCCAGACAGATGGAGCATGTAACATTTGATAAGGATAGGAGACATGAGACTGGGTTAGGCTGGTTAATCCATGCCAGAAGGTCCAGTTAGTTATGTAAGATTATGAGGCTGAGTAAAGCGGAGGGCCAGTAGgtggcactctttcctctggtctaaaaaaatatcccaatgccccagggcagtgattggggacactgccctgtgtagggtgccgtctttcggatgggacgttaaacgggtgtcctgactctcggAGGTCATCAAAGATCCCAttgcacttattgtaagagtaggggtgttaaccccggtgtcctggctaaaattcccaatctggccctcaaaccatcacagtcacctaataatccccagtttacaaatggctcattaatcccccctcctctcctctgtaactattccccaggtcgttgctgcaaatgagaacgtctTCTCAGTCAATTGACCTGATAAAATAATGGatcaaaaaataaaattaaaataaagcaATGAATGACTTACCTTGTTGAGAGATGTTGATTTGATTCACCCAGGATGGAGGCATTTCAAACACCTTGGGCTCATCCACTTCTTCCTTCAGAAAAACAACAAAGTACACATGCTCATAGTGAATCATAGCACAAATATACACCCATGCATGAACTTCACTATTTATTCCCACACGGTCAATGCCATAGAGGGTGTGCAGAATCAAGGGTAAAGTGCACCAGAGCAGAGTTGAGCAAGAGAGTGAGCGAGGGAGTGCGAGATTGGGATTGCACCTCTTCATCATCCTCTGCCTCCTGCTGTTTTTTCATGTCAGGGATGAGAAGCAGAGATTGGCCAGTTGTGCCATAGAGCAGATACTCCCACTTCACCGCATCCCCCAGGTCGAAATTCATCTCCTGCAAAAACATCCAGTCATTCCCCAATTTCAATAACACCTTGTCACTAACTCTGTGAGCAAGATATAATACATGTAGTACATGCATACAGTACAAATCACATTGTCACAGACAAGAGGGCATTACTAACCACACAGCCGAACCGGCAGTCCTGCATGTTGACCCAGTAGTTCTGATGGTTCCAGATGCTCTCTATGCCCAGGAAGCATTTGTTGGTGGTGGATAAACTCTTCCCTGTGAGTGGGTTAATGAAGAAGTTCTCTGGAACCTCCCGGTTGCCAGACAGAATGAGAACCCAGCAGTGGACCCGCAGGCCCAACAGGGGATCTGGGGGTAGGCGCTCTCGCTCCTTAGGCACATAACAGAGGGACAGTCACAGACATATACACTGTGCTCAAAAAAGGACAATACATTGACAATTCATTTTTTTCTCAGAGAGTGTTTCTGGAGTTGCCTCCATACCTCTTGaagtctctctgcctcctgctgttTCTTCAGGAGGATAGCCTGTGCATCAGCTTGTCTGCGTTCCTCCTGACGCTGCTCAAAGCCACTGCGAAGGTCCCGTGGTGGTTTCACTGAGTACTTCTTCACCTGCCGCTTCTGCTCAGTAGCCTTTCCCTGAAACACACAAACCCGCAGGAAAACCACAAGAGTGATGCAATTGTGCTATAAGGGACGGATGCAGTGAAATTACATACTGTAATTTGAACATGAAATGAAAGCAGATATACCAGTTCAGTGGTACTGGAGGGCAATGTACAGGCCGTGTAGCCAGGTTGCTATAGGTCACTCACCTTAACATGTGTAACCAGTAGGGGACATTCCTGGAGGGACTGGTTGAGGAGACACATTTCCTTCACAGCGTATCCACTAACACAGTAGGCATTGTAGCCTGCACCCAACAACAGGCTACACAGCAGAGTAGAGAAATCAAAGCAGGAGCCTCGCTGAGTCTGCATCAACCAGGTTGGAGAGTAGAGGTGTCTTGGCTAGAGATAAAGAACATTACTCCTTGCGTCTCTTATATACAAAAGTAAATGCACCAAATCTTCTATTAGTATTATATCATTTTTAGGACAAGCGAAAAGATGTCTCTCTCCCTTACCGGGTCAATGGGAGGATCCAGTGGCTCTAAAGACAAGAACTCTGACACAAAGCTTGCACATCCCTCCCAGCTGTACAGCTCCGGGTATGAGAGCAAGGTGGGCCTCAAGGTTGTACTGACAAATTTCTATTTTGGCCGTTAGAAAGATAAGAGTGACAAAAATGCCCATTCAAAGATGGGATGTTGGAGGAACATAGGAAGTATGGGTGTCAGTGTGCACAACAAACATGTCACAGAGAAAACAAAGTCAAAGGTGAGTGTAATTGTGAATGCTGTGGAGTTTACCTGGACTCCACACTCATTGAGTGGGCTCAGCAGAAGGGGTTTTCGGTCAGGGTAAAGGTGCACATACTGGCAGCAGAAGTTGTCGGCGATGGCAAGCAGCAGCTTTTCCTGTGGTGAGTTTTCTTTATAAGAGGTTGGGTATTGGGACAGGTCAACCTCCTGTGCCCGTTCTGGCCTGTTAGGATTGGATCTGAGCATGAGTGTTGATGCAGCTGTCTAAGCATGTAGTAGGGATGTGAATACAATAAGATTATGTATGTATGCGAGAGCACTCTACGTCATTGTGCAAGTAATCATGACATTGAACATAAACATCCTGTATGTTTATACTTTTTGGTAGAAAGCCATATGAATCAATAACCATGTGCCCTAGTTAAACATGACTAAAAGTGTAACAAAAGTAACCTCACAGTGAACACGGTGTTGGGGTTATTTGTATGTTGCAGAGGGTCTCCTCTAGTTTAAGCAGATCCTCGTTAACCTCATCCTGTCGATCCTCTTCAGCTTCCTCAATGGCAACCTCTTTGTCAGATTCCACTTTAGGCAATACCTCCATCTAGAAACAGCTATTTATTTAGGCATATCAATAACTAACATTCACATTTTCTAATAACTAATATAGTGGGTTATTTATGGGTGCGTTCGTAAATAAATGTTGGCTATCTaatccgatttcagagcactcgttTGAGTGTGCCGGGCGCAGAATAATTGATGAATTTACGAGCATGCAACGGCCGTTGAATATGACAGGTGTCCGTAAAGGTTGGCAAAAACAATTAATTAAATTGTTGCTAGCAGCAGCTACAGTCACTAACGCTCTAGATAACATTAAAAATAAAACGTCAGGGAGTTatgaacgctcggatcaaccctactcctcggtccggtgtgcgctccgagagcgaaacgctctgaatatACGAACGGCCCAGAGCGGACTCTGACACACTGGAGGCAATTCACGAAcggcccagagcacactctgacacactgggGGAAATTTATGAACGGACAATCTGAAAACGCTCAATATTTACGAACGGCCCAGAACGGACTCTGACACACTGGAGgcaatttacgaacgcaccctatTTTGACGCTTAGTTGACGTCAACATCCATGTGAGCTAACGAGAGCTAGCTTGCAAAACTAGCAGCGTTTAACGTTAGCTACCAAACAGGTGACAGACATCCGCAatccagagaataacacatttcCAAACTTCTATGTAGAAATATTGTACATAGCAACTATTACAAGATTAAACAGTTTATTGAGAACGATAAACGTTTCTTTATGCCGGTTACCTTGGATTAGACAAGATGTTTGTTGTCGTATGTCTGTCGTTTACCATCTCCATAGTAACGGAAATTGTTTGACGTGTTCAATTCTGGAGTCCTACCCACGATTTCGCGCAGCTAGAGATGTAATTCCCGGAATCATGGTCGATTAAATAAAGTAGCCAAACATTTAATGAACTATATTTGTTAATGATATTATTAATAGGAAatgtggagttatgtcacaagtgcagctaacaaaaatatatggaaatgtgtGCTCTATCCAAAATTAAACCAACTGATTTAAGCATTAGACTACTGCAAAAATGGAGGAGAAAAGTGGAAAGGGAGAAGGTAGGAAATGTTTGTCTGCTCTTTATTAAATACCAAAATTGGgtaaacaaattaataaaaatcgtcataaatagaaaaatatagcCTATCAGTTATATGGTTTATAAATGTATATTTATACCTACGTCATTGATCTAGATCGATTTACAGGAGGGcaatgacagatttttcacctagttggctcgggAATTAATCCCAATCCCCTGTCCCCGCAGGGGGCCTTTTGCCtcttggtaggctgtcattgtacatacgaatttgttcttaattcacttgcctagttaaataaagtttcaataaaaaatgtgggactgtaactgtgctgctggcaacattttaataaaaaatgttGCCAATGTTTACCTTCTGACACCGGTCACATTCAACAGGTGCTGCTCATGTATCGGCTGCAGATACGCAAAACAACGCTTGATTTAAAACgtaattttttaaatgaattattACAAAAAATTGCCGCCAACAGAatgttacactatatatacaaaagtatgtggacaccccttcaaattagtggatctggctatttcagccacacccgttgctaacaggtgtatacaatcgagcacacagccatgcaatcaccatagacaaacattgtcagtagaatggccttactgaagagctcagtgactttcaatgtggcactgtcataggatgccacctttccaacaagtcagtttgtcaaatttctgccctgctagagcttccccggtcaactgtaagtgctgttattgtgaagtggaaacgtctaggagcaacaatggcacagccacgaagtggtaggccacacaagctcacagaacaagtgctgaagcgcatggcgcgtaaaaattgtctgtcctaagttgtaacactcactaacgagttccaaactgcgtcttacagccttattctaaaatgtatcaaactGTTTTTCCccgcatcaatctacacacaatatcccataatgtcaatgcAAAAGCAGGTTTCTAGAAAAAAAATTTTTAAACGgaaatattatatttacataagtattcagaccatttaacccagtactttgttgaagcatcttgtAACATAGACGCTGGGAGTCGGAACCAAGTACaggtggtgagtttaataataaacggaacatgaaacaaaacaagaCACACGAGaagcgtacagacatgaaacacagaGTCAATCCTGCCTGGGGAATGGAactaagggagtgacagatataggggaggtaattaGTGAAGTGATGGAGTTCAAGTGTGCCTAATGATGAAGCACAGGTGCACGTAATGATGAATGCCAGGACGAGTGGTGAGTAAACCGGCGACGTCGAAcaccggaggggaggagcaggagtagacgtgacacacctttagcagcgattacagcctcgaggcttcttgggtatgacgcttcaagcttggcgcacctgtatttggggagttcatcccattcttctctgcagatccttcaagctctgtcaggttgggtggggagcgtcactgcacagctattctcaggtctctccagagatgttcgattgggttcaagtccaggctcttgctgggccactcaaggacattgagtcttgtcccgaagccactcctgcgttgtcctgttgaaaggtcaaccttcgccccagtctgaggtcctgagccctctggattaggttttcatcaaggatcttctcagtactttgttccgttcatctttccctcgatcctgactaatctcccagtccctgccgctgaaaaacatccccacagcatgatgctgccaccactatgctaaACAtggtgcttggcattcaggccaaagagttcaatcttggtttcgtcagaccagagaatcctaattctcatggtctgagagtcctttaggtgccttttggcaaactccaaatggactgacgtgccttttactgaagagtggttccgtctggccactctaacaaaaggcctaattggtggagtgctgcagagatggttgtccttgtgGAAGGTTgccccatctccaaagaggaacactggagctctgtcagagtgaccatcgggttcttggtcatctccctgatgaaggcccttctcccccgtttgctcagtttggctgggcggccagctctagggagagtcttggttgttccaaacttcttccatttaaaaatgatggaggccactgtgttcttggggaacttcaatgctgcagacattttttgatacctttccccagatctgtgccttgacacgatcctatctcggagctctacaaacaatttcttcaacctcatggcttggtttttgctctgtcaactgtggaaccttatatagacaggtgggtgcctttccaaataatgtccaatcaattgaatgtaccactggtggactccaatcaagttgcagaaacatctcaaggatgatcaatagaaacagggtctgaatgatggggtattgtgtgtagattgatgagggaaaaaagttatttaatcaattttagaataaggctgtaacgtaacaaaatttggaaaaagtcaagggctctgaatacatcccgaatgcactgtaaatcttACCAAATGTTGCTTTTTTTCTGTCAGAAAATAGACATTTCCCTTTAGATGGTGGCGTTTTCCCACAAATTACCCAATGTGTTTAAGTACTATCTATCCAGATGTAATGTACATTAAATAACTCTATTCTTGCTATGGAACTACTGTGAAAAAAATGCAATGTATGTAAAAATGTGTGTAGGATGTACATGTAACAAAAAAAAATTCTGGGGGGTGGCACAATTTTTTtccaaaatgaataaaaaataaaaatgatgcTGACATCTAAAATGTAATTTCCCAGCCAGAAATGAGGCCATTAACATATTGTTCCATATTACCAGGCCGGTGTGCTATTTAACAATACTCATTGTCAATTGATTAAGCATCGTGGTTAGAAATAAATAGGCTTGAGGGTTTCCCATCTGCATTTACCCTATTAGGCTAATCATTAGCTAGATAAGAACTCTGAAGTCTAAACCTTAGGCTATCTTGTTGCTAGTTAGCAACATATTGATTACTTGAATGTCCTACCAAAAATAACGTTCCACTGGCCCTCAGCCAACCAAGGATCATATACTGTGAATATATTTTAGGCCTGTTACAGCGGACCCTTGTTACATTTAGCCCTGGTCTTCCATATGCATTCAACGCCATTGGCGAGCGAATAAACCATGCTGCTGCTGAAAACTCAGGCTCTAAAATTGTGCATTTTAGCCAACTAATTTATTGGATTTAAGAAATAAGTGTAGCCTAGTAACACTAGAAAGCTCAGTGATCCTCCTCTTTTAACAGTGGCATTCAAAACTGTTTTAAAAAGTGTGTTTTCCTGCGACTGCATTAAGAATTTACAATGACGACTGGGTATGCATATTTCTCGCCCTGTGCGGCACTCGCAATTTGAATGCGCCTCGAGATTAATATTATTTTCTCGGATTGAATGCGACAGGCGGAACAATTGAATAGTTAAACTATTCCACCATGGAGTTGTCTAATTGTAATGTTGTTTACTCGTTTTTTtgactgtggaaaatgttcaTGTGGACAATAACTTTTCATTAGataattcaaataatcaaagcagATTCCGGATCTCAGCTCAGCCTACATGGCTATCATTTAGGTACCGGGTCTCAGACCCAGGGGGACCCGTCCCAATTTAACCTCTGTGTGTAGGTTATAATAAGGGCTAATTGTAGACGTAGCCTCTATAAAAATGCATTGGCTATATCAACAGGCCTATATTTTATATAACATTGTAAAAAGCCAAAACATGTATTGCATGATAATCAAAATATGATATTCAGCAAATCAgctaacttttttttcttctaaatgttttttttgttgtataATCAATAGAAATCTCTAAATGCCGGACTGTAATGAATAATTTACCTTGGGACCATAGCGCAAACAGCCTTGACGGAATGGGACTTGTACAACAATCAATAGGGCAATGGGTATGTGGTAGGCTACACGTTGTGTTtgtccttctctctgtgtgtgtgtgtgtgtgtgtgtgcttaaatTTCCATATAAATTCAGTTAAACTATAACCCGTCGGCCTTTTACGTTTACTACACGGTAGAAGCACACAGCTGCTCTTATAGAA
This DNA window, taken from Oncorhynchus kisutch isolate 150728-3 linkage group LG22, Okis_V2, whole genome shotgun sequence, encodes the following:
- the ccdc135 gene encoding dynein regulatory complex subunit 7; the protein is MEVLPKVESDKEVAIEEAEEDRQDEVNEDLLKLEETLCNIQITPTPCSLPERAQEVDLSQYPTSYKENSPQEKLLLAIADNFCCQYVHLYPDRKPLLLSPLNECGVQKFVSTTLRPTLLSYPELYSWEGCASFVSEFLSLEPLDPPIDPPRHLYSPTWLMQTQRGSCFDFSTLLCSLLLGAGYNAYCVSGYAVKEMCLLNQSLQECPLLVTHVKGKATEQKRQVKKYSVKPPRDLRSGFEQRQEERRQADAQAILLKKQQEAERLQEERERLPPDPLLGLRVHCWVLILSGNREVPENFFINPLTGKSLSTTNKCFLGIESIWNHQNYWVNMQDCRFGCVEMNFDLGDAVKWEYLLYGTTGQSLLLIPDMKKQQEAEDDEEEEVDEPKVFEMPPSWVNQINISQQDMETRCPGGMKVIQYRKAKLEKFAPYLLPDGLVTRLTSYSDLDCTQPSTVKEWYQHRHDHLEERELKKTSNVTNEHFRPGRSYALKSHRYITMTPETERQMDFYSHARADGLARRVEMPFEMTETFEDRPDFMYHRHVVFGKRIKVFGPSNTEAPDQGQRPLQKVVEQFNRDRSKPAGEDVAERIFLVSEDRIQVTYHREDDRIIPAWRNFIKPRDSGDSQNPHSFTPQMASTFQVDPFEKPSKNLFLYEMLVHMMKEEERVALRVKESEKEVRAILGVREQEESSIELHISIYNTARNERARCHREALERTAKEERLRQEEKELDFLAPLLAQLGDPENLTRQAALQLRNDCLADLKQRLIDKANLIQARFERETQELQQKQQWYQKNQLTMTKEDEDEYLAYCSDAMFRIHILKLRLSRHKDKAPQKYLALDERLRRDPRLANHLW